In Mycolicibacterium alvei, a single window of DNA contains:
- a CDS encoding peroxiredoxin — MLAVGAPAPDFTLQDQNGRPVTLSAYRGAKDVLLVFFPLAFTGVCEGELGEIRDKLPQYENDDTATLAISVGPPPTHKIWSVESGFLFPVLSDFWPHGAVSQAYGVFNDDAGYPNRGTFVVDKAGKIRFAEMMEPGQARDQAVWREALAVLQSEQA; from the coding sequence GTGCTCGCTGTCGGTGCCCCGGCGCCCGATTTCACGCTCCAGGACCAGAACGGCCGACCGGTCACACTCAGCGCGTACCGCGGTGCCAAGGATGTGCTGCTGGTGTTCTTTCCGTTGGCATTCACCGGTGTATGCGAAGGTGAGCTCGGCGAGATCCGCGACAAGCTGCCGCAGTACGAGAACGACGACACCGCGACCCTGGCCATCTCGGTCGGCCCGCCTCCGACGCACAAGATCTGGTCCGTCGAAAGTGGATTTCTGTTCCCGGTGCTCTCGGATTTCTGGCCGCACGGCGCGGTCAGCCAGGCCTACGGCGTGTTCAACGACGACGCCGGGTATCCCAACCGTGGCACATTCGTCGTCGACAAGGCCGGCAAGATCCGCTTCGCCGAGATGATGGAACCCGGTCAGGCGCGAGATCAGGCGGTGTGGCGGGAGGCGCTGGCGGTTTTGCAGTCCGAGCAGGCCTGA
- a CDS encoding VOC family protein — protein sequence MTFPALAHVAVTVRDLAVSGPWYRRLFGADPVLDEDTDAGFRHLVWLLDGGTLFGIHQHQTPAPADGFSEFRVGLDHVGFGCASRTELQTWVDRLDSLGIAHGGIVDAPYGSGLSFRDPDGIALEFFAGA from the coding sequence ATGACGTTTCCGGCGCTCGCTCATGTGGCGGTCACCGTCCGCGATCTGGCGGTCAGCGGCCCGTGGTACCGCAGGTTGTTCGGCGCCGATCCGGTGCTCGACGAGGACACCGACGCCGGCTTCCGTCACCTGGTGTGGCTGCTGGACGGCGGCACGCTGTTCGGCATCCACCAACATCAGACCCCTGCTCCCGCTGACGGTTTCAGCGAGTTCCGGGTGGGCCTGGATCACGTCGGCTTCGGTTGCGCGTCGCGTACGGAACTCCAGACCTGGGTGGACCGGCTCGACAGTCTGGGTATCGCCCACGGCGGGATCGTCGATGCGCCGTACGGGTCGGGGCTCAGCTTCCGCGATCCCGACGGCATCGCCCTGGAGTTCTTCGCCGGGGCCTGA
- a CDS encoding oxygenase MpaB family protein has translation MRLGPPRRPRRVTDLLNPAAALLPAANVIMQLASPGVGYGVLESPVDSGNVYQHPFKRARTTGTYLAAATMGTDADRRLLRTQIDKVHALVRSRASSPVSYNAFDPRLQLWVAACLYRYYVDMHEFLYGPLDEESADAVYADARTLGTTLQVRDGMWPEDRNAFDAYWKQSLQDLRIDPPVREHLHGVAAMAFLPAPIRLSAGRFNLFATTGFLPAEFRSHMRMSWTDDQQRRFEWLLTGLRVADRVIPHEVWLLGYQIYLWDMRIRDRLGKRVV, from the coding sequence ATGAGGCTGGGTCCGCCACGACGCCCGCGACGGGTCACCGATCTGCTCAACCCGGCGGCGGCGCTGCTGCCCGCGGCCAACGTGATCATGCAACTGGCGTCCCCGGGTGTCGGTTACGGGGTACTGGAGAGCCCGGTGGACAGCGGCAATGTCTACCAGCATCCGTTCAAGCGGGCCCGCACCACCGGTACCTATCTGGCCGCGGCCACCATGGGCACCGACGCCGACCGCAGGCTGCTGCGCACCCAGATCGACAAGGTTCATGCGTTGGTCCGCTCACGGGCCTCAAGCCCGGTGTCCTACAACGCCTTCGATCCCCGGCTGCAACTGTGGGTGGCGGCCTGCCTGTACCGCTACTACGTCGACATGCACGAGTTCCTCTACGGCCCGCTCGACGAGGAATCCGCCGACGCTGTCTATGCCGACGCCCGCACGCTGGGCACCACCTTGCAAGTGCGCGATGGGATGTGGCCCGAGGACCGCAACGCCTTCGACGCGTACTGGAAGCAGTCGCTGCAGGATCTGCGGATCGACCCACCGGTGCGTGAGCACCTGCACGGGGTCGCGGCTATGGCGTTCCTGCCCGCGCCGATCCGCCTGTCGGCCGGGCGGTTCAACCTGTTCGCCACCACCGGGTTCCTGCCCGCCGAGTTCCGCAGCCACATGCGGATGAGCTGGACGGACGATCAGCAGCGGCGTTTCGAGTGGCTGTTGACCGGCCTGCGGGTCGCCGATCGCGTGATCCCGCACGAGGTATGGCTGTTGGGCTATCAGATCTATCTGTGGGACATGCGGATCCGTGACCGTCTCGGCAAACGAGTGGTCTGA
- a CDS encoding cobalamin biosynthesis protein, which produces MFAPRSPRACPPIWHRRAAGIAVGFVADLLLGDPRRGHPVAGFGTGAARLEKLIYADNRRAGVLHTGLLLGGLTGLGWAAGRGERIWVTAVATYVALGGTSLNRVGAQMSTRLQNADLDGARALLPSLCGRDPAALDASGLTRATVESLAENTSDAQVAPLLWAAIGGVPGVLVYRGANTLDAMVGHRSPRYNHFGWAAARFDDVLNYLPARLTGLLAALCAPVVGGSPRAALRAWRRDAARHPSPNAGVAEASFAGALGVCLGGPTQYAHQLEIRPTLGDGRMPEVADVARAVRLSRAVQVSAAAVSVLLVAVSGACRSGRRSSPRR; this is translated from the coding sequence GTGTTTGCGCCGAGAAGCCCGCGGGCGTGCCCGCCCATCTGGCACCGTCGGGCCGCCGGTATCGCCGTCGGGTTCGTGGCCGACCTGCTGTTGGGCGATCCACGCCGCGGGCATCCGGTGGCCGGGTTCGGCACGGGCGCAGCACGGTTGGAAAAGCTGATCTACGCCGACAACCGTAGGGCAGGTGTGCTGCACACCGGGCTGCTGCTCGGGGGCCTGACCGGGCTGGGCTGGGCGGCGGGACGGGGTGAGCGCATCTGGGTGACCGCGGTGGCCACCTATGTCGCACTCGGCGGAACCTCGCTCAATCGGGTGGGTGCCCAGATGTCGACGCGGCTGCAGAACGCCGACCTCGACGGTGCGCGTGCCCTGCTGCCCTCGTTGTGCGGGCGGGATCCGGCCGCGCTCGATGCTTCAGGCCTGACCCGGGCCACGGTGGAATCGCTGGCCGAGAACACATCTGACGCACAGGTGGCGCCGCTGCTGTGGGCGGCGATCGGCGGAGTGCCCGGGGTGCTGGTGTACCGGGGTGCCAACACGCTGGACGCGATGGTCGGGCACCGTTCGCCGCGGTACAACCACTTCGGTTGGGCGGCAGCCCGATTCGACGATGTACTGAACTACCTGCCGGCCCGGCTGACCGGGCTGCTGGCCGCGCTGTGCGCACCGGTGGTGGGTGGTTCACCCCGGGCGGCGCTGCGCGCGTGGCGACGGGACGCGGCCCGCCATCCCAGCCCCAACGCCGGGGTGGCCGAGGCGTCGTTCGCCGGCGCGCTGGGGGTGTGTCTGGGTGGCCCGACGCAGTATGCGCATCAGCTGGAGATCCGGCCCACTCTGGGCGACGGGCGCATGCCCGAGGTGGCCGATGTGGCCCGGGCGGTGCGGCTCTCGCGCGCGGTGCAGGTCTCGGCGGCGGCGGTGTCGGTGCTGCTCGTAGCGGTCAGCGGCGCTTGCCGTAGCGGTCGGCGATCTTCTCCTCGCCGGTGA
- a CDS encoding SURF1 family cytochrome oxidase biogenesis protein — protein sequence MRRLAFLLRPQWVAFFIVVVAFAYLCFTVLAPWQLGKNTSTSRENNQISHSLQADPVPVTTFLPQQDSVAPDAQWQRVTATGHYLPKAEVLVRLRVVDGAPAFEVLTPFAVDGGPVVLVNRGFIEPIDGNKVPEFEAAPTGQVSITARLRDQEGLIPGKAPFRSDDGAQQVYSINTGQIASLTGVPLTGSYLQLVADQPGGLGEISLPHLDAGPFLSYGIQWIAFGIIAPLGLGYFVYAELQQRRRERAAAEAASKEPPRELTGEEKIADRYGKRR from the coding sequence ATGCGACGCCTGGCCTTCCTGCTACGACCGCAATGGGTGGCGTTCTTCATCGTGGTGGTCGCTTTCGCCTACCTGTGTTTCACAGTTCTGGCGCCGTGGCAGCTGGGCAAGAACACCTCGACTTCGCGGGAGAACAACCAGATCTCGCATTCACTGCAGGCCGACCCGGTTCCGGTGACCACCTTTCTGCCACAGCAGGATTCGGTCGCGCCCGATGCCCAGTGGCAGCGGGTGACCGCCACCGGGCACTACCTGCCCAAGGCGGAGGTGCTGGTCCGGCTGCGGGTGGTCGACGGCGCGCCGGCGTTCGAAGTGCTCACCCCGTTCGCCGTCGACGGCGGGCCGGTGGTGCTGGTCAATCGGGGCTTCATCGAACCGATCGACGGAAACAAGGTGCCGGAGTTCGAGGCCGCACCCACCGGTCAGGTGTCGATCACCGCGCGTCTGCGGGACCAGGAAGGCCTCATCCCGGGCAAGGCGCCGTTCCGCAGCGACGACGGCGCACAGCAGGTGTACTCGATCAACACCGGGCAGATCGCCTCGCTCACGGGCGTTCCGCTCACCGGGTCGTATCTGCAACTGGTCGCCGACCAGCCCGGCGGGCTCGGGGAGATCTCCCTACCGCACCTCGACGCCGGACCGTTCCTGTCCTACGGCATCCAGTGGATCGCATTCGGCATCATCGCCCCGCTCGGTCTCGGCTACTTCGTCTACGCCGAGTTGCAGCAGCGCAGGCGCGAACGGGCAGCGGCCGAGGCGGCCTCGAAGGAACCGCCCCGCGAACTCACCGGCGAGGAGAAGATCGCCGACCGCTACGGCAAGCGCCGCTGA
- a CDS encoding arsenate reductase/protein-tyrosine-phosphatase family protein produces the protein MAEKMFAHQIGERGLADLVRVSSGGTGGWHAGDGADSRACLVLGERGYPSDHVAAQVCEDHLGADMVIALGRNHLRILTDLGVTADRLRMLRSFDPRSGAHALDVEDPYYGGKTDFEDVFSVIESSLPGLHAWIDATLAERGIRGTAV, from the coding sequence ATGGCCGAGAAGATGTTCGCCCATCAGATCGGCGAGCGCGGCCTGGCCGATCTGGTCCGGGTGAGCAGCGGCGGAACCGGCGGCTGGCATGCCGGCGACGGCGCCGACAGCCGCGCCTGTCTGGTGTTGGGTGAGCGCGGTTATCCCAGCGATCACGTCGCCGCCCAGGTCTGCGAGGACCATCTCGGCGCCGACATGGTGATCGCGCTGGGCCGCAATCACCTACGCATCCTCACCGATCTGGGCGTGACGGCCGACCGGTTGCGGATGCTGCGCTCATTCGACCCGCGATCGGGCGCACACGCTCTCGACGTGGAGGATCCGTACTACGGCGGCAAAACGGATTTCGAGGATGTGTTCTCCGTGATCGAGTCGTCCCTGCCCGGTCTGCACGCCTGGATCGACGCGACGCTGGCCGAGCGGGGAATCCGGGGAACGGCAGTCTGA
- a CDS encoding HAD-IA family hydrolase: MTDTLERTRPQLVLFDLDGTLTDSAAGIVSSFRHALTHVGAEVPDGDLAGRIIGPPMHETLQALSLGEASFDADTAIAAYRADYTSRGWAMNRLFDGVEALLADLRSAGVRLAVATSKAEPTAQRILEHFGLDGYFEVIAGASPDGVRAAKADVVAYALAQLQPLPERVLMVGDRMHDVEGAAEHGIGTVVVGWGYGATDFAGPTAVAAHAHVDTVAALREVLGV; this comes from the coding sequence GTGACCGACACGCTGGAACGCACCCGACCGCAGCTGGTGCTCTTCGATCTCGACGGCACCCTGACCGATTCGGCGGCCGGGATCGTGTCGAGTTTCCGCCACGCCCTGACCCACGTCGGCGCCGAGGTCCCGGACGGCGACCTGGCCGGACGCATCATCGGCCCGCCCATGCACGAGACGTTGCAGGCGCTGAGTCTCGGCGAGGCGAGCTTCGATGCCGACACTGCGATCGCGGCCTACCGCGCCGATTACACGAGCCGCGGCTGGGCGATGAACCGCCTGTTCGACGGTGTCGAGGCACTGCTGGCAGATCTGCGGTCCGCAGGGGTGCGGCTGGCGGTCGCCACCTCGAAGGCCGAGCCCACCGCGCAGCGCATCCTGGAGCATTTCGGCCTCGACGGCTACTTCGAGGTGATCGCCGGGGCCAGCCCCGACGGGGTCCGGGCGGCCAAGGCCGACGTCGTCGCCTACGCACTGGCCCAACTTCAACCCCTGCCAGAGCGCGTGCTGATGGTCGGTGACCGGATGCACGATGTCGAGGGTGCAGCCGAGCACGGGATCGGCACGGTGGTGGTCGGCTGGGGTTATGGCGCCACCGATTTCGCCGGCCCCACCGCCGTCGCCGCACATGCCCACGTCGACACCGTCGCCGCGCTGCGGGAGGTGCTCGGTGTCTGA
- the cobC gene encoding Rv2231c family pyridoxal phosphate-dependent protein CobC, whose amino-acid sequence MLDFAVNVRPGGPPSWLTDRLAARLPDLGSYPSQADQRRAVEAVAARHGRSGDEVALLAGGAEGFALLAGLRPQLAALIAPSFTEPEAVLAAADVPIQHVVLPSPFTLAGADVPEEADLVVVGNPTNPTGVLHRREDILALRRPGRLIVVDEAFADGIPGEAETLAGESLPDVLVLRSLTKTWSLAGLRVGYALGAPDVLARLTAPRPHWPLGTLQLEAITATSSSEAVAEADTGARRLAELRDAMVAGLDALGLGVVAGEAPFVLFTVPDAELMRKHLESKGIAVRRCDTFVGLPGNYLRAAVRPEWPALIDAMTEVLQ is encoded by the coding sequence ATGCTGGACTTCGCGGTCAACGTCCGCCCCGGTGGTCCGCCGTCCTGGCTGACCGATCGGCTCGCGGCCCGGCTGCCCGACCTGGGCAGCTACCCGAGCCAGGCCGATCAACGCCGGGCCGTCGAAGCGGTCGCGGCGCGCCACGGCCGAAGTGGGGACGAGGTGGCCCTGCTGGCCGGTGGGGCCGAAGGATTTGCCCTGCTGGCCGGACTGCGACCGCAGTTGGCCGCCCTGATCGCCCCGTCATTCACCGAACCCGAAGCCGTGCTGGCCGCGGCCGATGTGCCGATCCAGCACGTGGTGCTTCCGTCTCCGTTCACCCTGGCAGGGGCTGACGTGCCGGAGGAGGCCGACCTGGTGGTGGTCGGCAACCCGACCAATCCCACCGGGGTTTTGCACCGGCGCGAGGACATCCTGGCGTTGCGCAGGCCGGGCCGGCTGATCGTCGTCGACGAGGCGTTCGCCGACGGCATCCCCGGTGAGGCCGAGACGCTGGCCGGCGAATCGTTGCCTGACGTGCTGGTGCTGCGCAGCCTGACCAAGACCTGGTCACTGGCCGGGCTACGGGTCGGATATGCGCTCGGTGCGCCCGACGTGCTGGCCCGGCTCACCGCACCGCGCCCGCACTGGCCGCTGGGCACGCTGCAACTGGAGGCCATCACCGCGACCAGCAGCTCCGAAGCGGTGGCCGAGGCCGACACCGGGGCCCGTCGGCTCGCCGAACTTCGGGACGCGATGGTCGCCGGGCTCGATGCGCTCGGACTGGGTGTGGTGGCCGGCGAGGCGCCATTTGTCCTGTTCACCGTGCCCGACGCCGAGTTGATGCGAAAACATCTGGAAAGCAAAGGCATCGCGGTACGGCGTTGCGATACTTTCGTGGGCCTGCCGGGAAACTATCTGCGTGCCGCGGTGCGTCCGGAATGGCCCGCACTCATCGATGCCATGACGGAGGTGCTGCAATGA
- a CDS encoding Nif3-like dinuclear metal center hexameric protein: protein MSARPAGVPLADVIAALDAAYPPHLAHDWDSVGLVCGDPDETVESVTIAVDATEAVIDEVPERGLLLAHHPLLLRGVDTVAADTAKGALIHRLIRTGRALFTAHTNADAASPGVSDALAEALGLTVEAVLSPAAPGPDLDKWVVFVPAAHTARVRAALFDAGAGRIGDYSHCSWSVPGTGQFLPHDGAAPSIGEVGTVEQVAEDRVEVIAPSRLRATILSALRAAHPYEEPAFDIIALAPIPGDVGIGRIGLLDRPEPLSAFASRVRAALPATSWGVRTSGDPDAMVSRVAVCGGAGDSLLGTVARADVQAYVTSDLRHHPADEHRRASPVALVDVAHWATEFPWCAQAAGVLHGQFGDALAVRVSSVRTDPWNVEC, encoded by the coding sequence ATGAGCGCACGACCGGCCGGGGTGCCGTTGGCCGACGTAATCGCCGCCTTGGACGCGGCGTACCCGCCGCACCTGGCCCACGATTGGGACTCGGTCGGGTTGGTGTGCGGTGACCCCGACGAAACCGTCGAATCGGTGACGATCGCGGTCGACGCGACCGAAGCCGTGATCGACGAGGTGCCCGAGCGCGGTCTGCTGCTGGCCCACCACCCACTGCTGCTGCGCGGCGTGGACACGGTGGCCGCCGACACCGCCAAGGGCGCCCTGATCCACCGGCTGATCCGTACCGGAAGGGCCCTGTTCACCGCCCACACGAACGCGGATGCCGCGTCGCCCGGAGTATCCGATGCCCTGGCCGAAGCGCTGGGTCTGACCGTCGAGGCGGTGCTGTCGCCTGCGGCGCCGGGTCCTGATCTGGACAAATGGGTGGTGTTCGTGCCGGCCGCGCACACGGCGAGAGTGCGGGCGGCATTGTTCGACGCCGGGGCCGGGCGTATCGGGGACTACTCGCACTGCAGTTGGAGCGTGCCCGGTACCGGGCAGTTCCTGCCGCACGACGGGGCCGCCCCGTCCATCGGCGAGGTGGGCACCGTCGAGCAGGTGGCCGAGGATCGGGTGGAGGTGATCGCGCCCTCGCGGCTGCGCGCCACCATCCTGTCCGCCCTGCGGGCCGCTCATCCCTACGAGGAACCGGCCTTCGACATCATCGCGCTGGCGCCGATTCCCGGCGACGTGGGAATCGGCCGGATCGGACTCCTGGACCGGCCAGAGCCGTTGTCGGCCTTCGCCTCCCGGGTACGGGCTGCGCTGCCGGCCACCTCGTGGGGGGTGCGGACCTCGGGGGATCCCGACGCCATGGTGTCGCGGGTCGCGGTGTGCGGGGGAGCGGGCGACTCACTGCTGGGCACGGTGGCCCGGGCCGACGTACAGGCTTACGTCACATCGGATCTACGGCACCATCCCGCCGATGAGCACCGACGCGCCTCACCGGTCGCACTCGTCGATGTGGCGCACTGGGCCACCGAGTTCCCCTGGTGCGCCCAGGCTGCCGGAGTGCTGCACGGGCAGTTCGGTGACGCACTTGCGGTGCGGGTGTCGTCGGTGCGCACCGACCCGTGGAACGTCGAGTGCTGA
- a CDS encoding zinc ribbon domain-containing protein, translating into MKAEVKQQRSLLALTEVDAELGRLEHRVKHLAEQQKLDEAQAEYAAAGDGVGVLGIALEDLEAQVAKLESEIDSVRQRADRDRKLIDGGTVGAKQVAEIQHELETLQRRQSSLEDSLLELMERREELTGQQAEASQRIEDLQTALSAAQQARDAALVEIDQAKHQAVTRRAGLVGLIDPALVDLYERQRSRGGAGAGLLQGRRCGACRIEIDRGESARIAAAAEDDVLRCPECGAILLRFTQ; encoded by the coding sequence ATGAAAGCCGAAGTAAAACAACAACGTTCGCTTCTCGCGCTGACCGAGGTCGATGCCGAACTCGGGCGCCTCGAACACCGTGTCAAGCACCTGGCCGAACAGCAGAAGCTAGACGAGGCGCAGGCCGAGTACGCCGCCGCGGGCGACGGGGTGGGCGTTCTGGGTATCGCCCTGGAAGACCTGGAAGCCCAGGTGGCCAAGCTCGAGAGCGAGATCGACTCGGTCCGTCAGCGTGCGGACCGCGACCGCAAGCTGATCGACGGAGGCACGGTCGGCGCCAAGCAGGTAGCCGAGATCCAGCATGAGCTGGAAACCTTGCAGCGCAGGCAATCCAGCCTGGAGGACTCTCTGCTGGAACTCATGGAACGCCGTGAGGAACTGACGGGGCAGCAGGCCGAGGCGTCGCAGCGCATCGAGGACCTGCAGACCGCGCTGTCGGCGGCACAGCAGGCCCGCGATGCCGCACTGGTGGAAATCGACCAGGCCAAGCATCAGGCGGTGACTCGCCGTGCAGGTCTGGTCGGTCTGATCGATCCCGCACTCGTGGATCTCTACGAACGGCAGCGGTCCCGCGGCGGGGCGGGGGCCGGGCTGCTGCAGGGCCGGCGCTGCGGTGCCTGCCGGATCGAGATCGACCGCGGCGAGAGTGCCCGGATCGCCGCGGCCGCCGAGGACGACGTACTGCGCTGCCCCGAGTGCGGGGCAATCCTGTTGAGGTTCACGCAGTGA
- a CDS encoding bifunctional RNase H/acid phosphatase: MKVLVEADGGSRGNPGPAGYGAVVFDAERTTVLAERKEAIGRATNNVAEYRGLIAGLEAAAELGAAEVAVSMDSKLIVEQMSGRWKVKHPDLIPLQRRAAELAAGFGRISYSWIPRERNSHADRLANEAMDAAAGIVDEKPAAEVAPSAPGWTGATGSPTRLLLLRHGQTELSISRRYSGRGNPALTEEGRRQADAAARYLGARGGVAAVISSPLGRAFETATAAGKALGVDVRVDDDLIETDFGEWEGLTFTEAAQRDPELHRRWLRDTSVEPPGGESFDAVAHRVSRARNRIIAEYGAATVLVVSHVTPIKTILRLALDAGAGILYRLHLDLASLSIAEFYADGGSSVRLVNQTGYL; encoded by the coding sequence GTGAAGGTTCTCGTCGAGGCCGACGGCGGGTCCCGGGGAAATCCCGGACCGGCGGGCTACGGCGCGGTGGTGTTCGATGCCGAGCGCACCACGGTATTGGCCGAACGTAAGGAAGCGATCGGCCGAGCCACCAACAACGTCGCCGAATACCGCGGCCTGATCGCAGGTTTGGAGGCCGCCGCCGAACTCGGCGCGGCCGAGGTGGCGGTGTCGATGGATTCCAAGCTCATCGTGGAACAGATGTCGGGGCGCTGGAAGGTCAAGCATCCCGACCTGATTCCGCTGCAGCGCCGAGCGGCCGAGCTGGCCGCGGGTTTCGGTCGGATCAGCTACTCGTGGATTCCGCGGGAGCGCAACAGCCATGCCGACCGGCTGGCCAACGAGGCCATGGACGCAGCCGCGGGCATCGTCGATGAGAAACCCGCAGCCGAGGTCGCGCCGTCCGCACCTGGGTGGACCGGTGCCACCGGATCGCCCACCCGGCTGTTGCTGCTGCGCCACGGCCAGACCGAATTATCCATCTCCCGGCGTTATTCGGGGCGTGGCAATCCGGCGCTGACCGAAGAGGGGCGCAGGCAGGCCGACGCCGCCGCGCGCTATCTGGGGGCACGCGGGGGCGTCGCGGCAGTCATCAGCTCGCCGTTGGGGCGGGCGTTCGAGACGGCTACGGCGGCGGGCAAGGCTCTCGGAGTCGATGTCCGTGTCGACGATGACCTGATCGAGACGGACTTCGGCGAATGGGAAGGATTGACGTTCACCGAAGCCGCGCAACGGGATCCGGAACTCCACCGGCGCTGGCTGCGTGATACCAGCGTCGAGCCGCCCGGTGGCGAGAGCTTCGATGCCGTCGCCCACCGGGTCAGTCGGGCTCGCAACCGGATCATCGCCGAGTACGGTGCCGCAACGGTTCTCGTGGTTTCGCACGTGACGCCGATCAAGACCATCCTGCGGCTGGCGCTGGACGCCGGTGCGGGCATCCTGTACCGGCTGCACCTGGATCTGGCCTCGCTGTCGATCGCCGAGTTCTACGCAGACGGTGGTTCATCGGTTCGGCTGGTGAACCAGACCGGCTACCTGTAG
- a CDS encoding helix-turn-helix domain-containing protein encodes MKANVAQPEDIDALVRSRLRELRTQRGLTLEDVARRAQIDVSTLSRLESGKRRLALDHLPRLAAALSVTTDELLRTPQAEDPRVTGSSHTHHDITYWPLTRQGPAAGLHAYKIRISAKRRKPPAELPVHEGRDWMYVLSGQLRLMLGEQDFVVNPGEAVEFSTWTPHWFGVVDGPVEAITILGPHGEQLHLHA; translated from the coding sequence ATGAAGGCAAATGTCGCCCAACCTGAGGACATCGACGCCCTGGTCCGCAGCCGTCTGCGCGAGTTGCGGACCCAACGCGGGCTCACCCTGGAGGACGTCGCCCGCCGCGCACAGATCGACGTCTCCACGCTGAGCCGGCTGGAATCGGGCAAACGTCGACTGGCTCTGGACCACCTGCCCCGCCTGGCCGCCGCCCTGTCGGTGACCACCGATGAGTTGCTGCGCACACCGCAGGCCGAGGACCCCCGGGTCACCGGCAGCTCACACACCCACCACGACATCACCTACTGGCCGCTGACCCGACAGGGCCCGGCCGCCGGCCTGCACGCCTACAAGATCCGGATCAGCGCCAAGCGTCGCAAGCCGCCCGCCGAATTACCCGTCCACGAGGGTCGCGACTGGATGTACGTGCTGTCCGGGCAACTGCGCCTGATGCTGGGCGAGCAGGACTTCGTCGTCAATCCTGGTGAGGCCGTGGAATTCTCGACGTGGACACCGCACTGGTTCGGGGTGGTCGACGGCCCGGTGGAGGCCATCACCATCCTGGGCCCGCACGGCGAGCAACTACACCTGCACGCCTGA
- a CDS encoding VOC family protein, with translation MMKIAYTHLWVHDQEVALKFWTEKVGMEVREDVSFPEEMGAFRWVTVGPPGQDEVGIVLMAVPGEPVMDENTRTQVLDLTAKGFAGTVFLTTDDCQKSYEELTARGVEFTEPPNQMPYGIDSGFRDPSGNSIRLTQRTD, from the coding sequence ATGATGAAAATCGCATACACCCACCTGTGGGTTCACGATCAGGAAGTCGCCCTGAAATTCTGGACCGAGAAGGTCGGAATGGAAGTGCGCGAAGATGTTTCGTTCCCGGAGGAGATGGGCGCCTTCCGATGGGTCACGGTCGGCCCGCCCGGTCAGGACGAAGTGGGCATCGTGCTGATGGCGGTTCCCGGGGAGCCGGTGATGGATGAGAACACCCGCACCCAGGTCCTCGATCTGACCGCAAAAGGCTTCGCCGGCACGGTGTTTCTGACCACCGATGACTGCCAGAAGAGTTACGAGGAACTGACCGCGCGCGGCGTCGAGTTCACCGAGCCACCGAATCAGATGCCCTACGGCATCGACTCCGGTTTCCGCGACCCGTCGGGCAACAGCATCCGGCTGACCCAGCGCACCGACTAG
- a CDS encoding helix-turn-helix transcriptional regulator — protein MVQVPPARYLLRAKDLADARYADPITVDDLASAAGLSRAHFSRMFTRTFGESPRAYLQSRRLERAAALLRNTDRSVADICVMVGLHSVGSFTTNFARVYGKPPAAYRASLPPAMLRAPVPSCILARDTRRPHSGRAKTAQTEKTAGPDRT, from the coding sequence ATGGTCCAGGTGCCACCGGCACGCTATCTGCTCCGCGCGAAGGATCTCGCGGACGCCCGTTACGCGGATCCGATCACCGTCGACGACCTCGCGTCCGCCGCCGGGTTGTCGCGGGCCCACTTCAGCCGGATGTTCACCCGCACTTTCGGTGAGTCTCCGCGGGCCTACCTGCAGAGCCGGCGCCTGGAGCGGGCCGCCGCCCTGCTGCGCAACACCGACCGGTCGGTGGCCGACATCTGCGTGATGGTCGGCCTGCACAGCGTCGGTTCGTTCACCACCAACTTCGCGCGGGTGTACGGCAAACCGCCTGCGGCGTACCGGGCGAGCCTGCCGCCGGCCATGCTGCGCGCCCCGGTGCCCAGTTGCATCCTGGCGCGCGACACCCGGCGCCCGCATTCCGGTAGAGCCAAGACAGCACAAACGGAGAAGACGGCGGGGCCGGACCGAACGTAG